One Mycobacteroides salmoniphilum DNA segment encodes these proteins:
- the rbfA gene encoding 30S ribosome-binding factor RbfA — MADPARARRLAKRIGAIVASAIEYEIKDPRLTMVTVTDTRVTNDLHDATVYYTVMGQTLSDEPDYPGAAAALEKAKGVLRTKVGAGTGVRFTPTLTFVLDTIADTARHMEELLDRTRVADAALADVRQGAVHAGDADPYKASPAEEPAPDEDDERRPD; from the coding sequence GTGGCCGATCCGGCTCGCGCGCGGCGACTGGCGAAGCGGATCGGGGCCATCGTCGCCTCGGCGATCGAGTACGAGATCAAAGACCCGAGGCTGACGATGGTCACGGTCACCGATACTCGGGTGACCAACGATCTGCACGATGCGACCGTGTACTACACCGTGATGGGGCAGACTCTGTCCGACGAGCCGGATTATCCCGGCGCGGCGGCCGCGCTAGAAAAGGCAAAGGGTGTGCTCCGAACCAAAGTGGGTGCCGGGACAGGGGTGAGGTTCACGCCCACCTTGACCTTCGTGCTCGACACCATCGCCGATACCGCGCGGCATATGGAGGAACTGCTGGACCGGACGCGTGTGGCCGATGCCGCGCTCGCCGATGTCCGGCAGGGAGCCGTGCATGCCGGTGACGCCGATCCCTATAAGGCGTCCCCGGCAGAGGAGCCCGCACCCGACGAGGACGATGAGCGCCGTCCCGATTGA
- the infB gene encoding translation initiation factor IF-2: MAGKARVHELAKELGVTSKEVLARLSDQGEFVKSASSTVEAPVARRLREAFGGGDKPAAAGSNGAPAETAAAPKKAGPKPGAPKPAPKKVAEPVVEAPPAPEPPVVSTPAAAAPVAPAAPTPSAAASPAADASAAAPAAPAPSPRPGATPGPKPGAPRVPRVGNNPFSSAQPVERPVAPRPQAPRPGAPRPGGASPSNMPPRPSPGSMGPRPPRPGGGRPGGPGGGRPGGPGGGRPGGPGGGGGGNYRGGGAGSGAPAGGPPGAAGAGGFRGRPGGGGGGGRPGQRGGAAGAFGRPGGAPKRGRKSKRAKRAEYENMQAPVVGGVRLPHGNGEVIRLARGASLSDFAEKIDANPASLVQALFNLGEMVTATQSVGDETLELLGGEMNYVVQVVSPEDEDRELLQSFDLTYGEDEGGEEDLEIRPPVVTVMGHVDHGKTRLLDTIRQANVREGEAGGITQHIGAYQVLTQLDGNERLVTFIDTPGHEAFTAMRARGAKATDIAILVVAADDGVMPQTVEAINHAQAADVPIVVAVNKIDKEGADPGKIRAQLTEYNLVAEDFGGDTMFVDISAKQGTNIDALLEAVLLTADAALDLRANPDMEAQGVAIEAHLDRGRGPVATVLIQRGTLRVGDSIVAGDAYGRVRRMVDEHGEDVEEALPSRPVQVIGFTSVPGAGDNLLVVDEDRIARQIADRRSARKRNALAARSRKRISLDDLDAALKETSQLNLILKGDNAGTVEALEEALLGIAIDDEVQLRVIDRGVGGVTETNVNLASASDAIIIGFNVRAEGKATELANREGVDIRYYSVIYQAIDEIESALKGMLKPVYEEVELGRAEIRALFRSSKVGNIAGCLVTSGILRRNAKARLLRDNIVVAETVTISSLKREKDDVTEVRDGYECGLTLTYNDIKEGDVIEAYELREKERV, from the coding sequence GTGGCAGGCAAGGCCCGGGTACACGAGTTAGCTAAAGAACTCGGTGTGACCAGTAAAGAAGTTCTCGCCCGACTGAGCGATCAGGGCGAATTCGTTAAGTCCGCATCTTCGACGGTGGAAGCCCCCGTCGCGCGGCGTCTTCGTGAGGCATTCGGTGGTGGCGATAAGCCCGCTGCCGCCGGATCCAATGGCGCACCCGCCGAGACAGCGGCAGCCCCGAAGAAGGCCGGTCCCAAGCCCGGCGCCCCCAAGCCGGCACCGAAGAAGGTCGCTGAGCCGGTTGTCGAGGCCCCCCCTGCGCCGGAACCTCCGGTTGTGTCCACGCCTGCAGCCGCTGCGCCCGTCGCACCGGCCGCTCCCACGCCGAGCGCTGCGGCGTCGCCCGCGGCGGATGCGTCCGCTGCAGCACCGGCAGCACCCGCGCCGTCACCCCGTCCGGGTGCGACGCCGGGTCCCAAGCCTGGAGCTCCCCGGGTGCCGCGCGTCGGCAACAACCCGTTCTCCTCGGCGCAGCCGGTCGAACGTCCTGTTGCGCCGCGTCCTCAGGCGCCGCGTCCCGGAGCTCCTCGTCCCGGTGGAGCCTCCCCGAGCAACATGCCCCCGCGCCCGTCGCCCGGATCCATGGGCCCCCGCCCGCCGCGTCCCGGTGGTGGTCGCCCAGGTGGTCCCGGTGGTGGCCGTCCCGGTGGTCCCGGTGGTGGTCGCCCGGGTGGTCCCGGTGGTGGCGGCGGCGGTAACTACCGCGGCGGCGGTGCGGGTAGCGGTGCTCCCGCTGGTGGTCCTCCCGGCGCCGCTGGCGCCGGTGGCTTCCGTGGTCGCCCCGGCGGTGGCGGCGGTGGTGGCCGTCCCGGTCAGCGCGGTGGTGCGGCCGGTGCCTTCGGACGTCCCGGTGGTGCGCCCAAGCGTGGTCGCAAGTCGAAGCGGGCAAAACGCGCCGAGTACGAGAACATGCAGGCGCCCGTCGTCGGTGGTGTGCGGTTGCCGCACGGCAACGGAGAGGTCATCCGGCTCGCGCGTGGTGCTTCGCTGAGCGATTTCGCGGAGAAGATCGACGCCAACCCGGCTTCGCTGGTACAGGCGCTGTTCAACCTCGGCGAGATGGTGACTGCCACGCAGTCGGTAGGCGACGAGACCCTGGAGCTACTGGGCGGCGAGATGAACTACGTCGTCCAGGTCGTGAGCCCCGAGGACGAGGACCGCGAGCTGCTGCAGTCCTTCGACCTCACCTACGGCGAGGATGAGGGCGGTGAAGAGGATCTGGAGATCCGACCGCCGGTTGTCACCGTCATGGGTCACGTCGACCACGGCAAGACCCGACTGCTGGACACCATCCGGCAGGCCAACGTCCGCGAGGGCGAGGCCGGTGGCATCACCCAGCACATCGGTGCCTACCAGGTCTTGACCCAGCTGGACGGCAACGAGCGGCTCGTCACCTTCATCGACACCCCGGGTCACGAGGCGTTCACCGCCATGCGTGCGCGTGGTGCCAAGGCCACCGATATCGCGATCCTGGTGGTTGCCGCCGATGACGGCGTCATGCCGCAGACGGTGGAAGCCATCAACCACGCCCAGGCGGCCGACGTGCCGATCGTGGTCGCGGTCAACAAGATCGACAAGGAAGGTGCCGACCCGGGCAAGATCCGGGCGCAGCTCACCGAGTACAACCTGGTTGCCGAGGACTTCGGTGGCGACACCATGTTCGTCGACATCTCGGCCAAGCAGGGCACCAATATCGACGCCCTGCTGGAGGCAGTCCTGTTGACCGCGGACGCGGCACTGGATCTGCGTGCCAACCCCGATATGGAGGCCCAGGGTGTGGCGATCGAGGCGCATCTGGACCGCGGTCGCGGTCCCGTGGCCACGGTGCTCATCCAGCGCGGAACGCTGCGGGTCGGCGACTCGATCGTCGCCGGAGATGCGTACGGCCGCGTGCGTCGGATGGTGGACGAGCACGGCGAGGACGTCGAGGAGGCGCTGCCATCGCGTCCGGTCCAGGTCATCGGATTCACCTCGGTGCCCGGTGCGGGTGACAACCTGCTTGTCGTCGACGAGGACCGGATTGCCCGGCAGATCGCCGATCGTCGCAGTGCGCGCAAGCGCAATGCGCTGGCCGCCCGTAGCCGCAAGCGGATCAGCCTGGACGACCTGGATGCCGCACTGAAGGAAACCAGCCAGCTGAACCTGATCCTCAAGGGCGACAACGCCGGTACGGTCGAAGCCTTGGAAGAGGCGCTGCTCGGTATCGCGATCGACGACGAGGTGCAGCTGCGGGTCATTGACCGCGGTGTCGGTGGTGTCACCGAAACCAACGTCAACTTGGCCTCGGCCTCGGACGCCATCATCATCGGCTTCAATGTGCGGGCCGAGGGCAAGGCGACCGAGCTGGCCAACCGCGAGGGCGTCGACATTCGGTACTACTCGGTGATCTACCAGGCCATCGACGAGATCGAGAGTGCGCTCAAGGGCATGCTCAAGCCGGTCTACGAAGAGGTCGAGCTGGGCCGCGCCGAGATCCGGGCATTGTTCCGGTCGTCCAAGGTCGGCAACATCGCCGGCTGCCTGGTCACCTCGGGCATCCTCCGGCGCAACGCCAAGGCCCGCCTGCTGCGCGACAACATCGTGGTCGCCGAGACGGTCACCATCTCATCGCTCAAGCGGGAGAAGGATGACGTCACTGAGGTTCGCGATGGTTACGAGTGCGGTCTGACGCTGACCTACAACGACATCAAGGAGGGCGACGTCATCGAGGCGTACGAACTCCGCGAGAAGGAACGGGTCTAA
- a CDS encoding globin domain-containing protein encodes MLSAESLAVIRQTLPAVAGAIDEITPLFYSKLFAAHPELLRDLFNRGNQAAGEQPKALAASIASFAGLVLEGNGAQYDSVLDRIAHKHASLGIVAEQYPIVYEHLFAAIAEVLGSAVTDEVAKAWSEFYWLMANELIAREKALYGAAGVAPGDVWQQVTVVRRQLESADVAGFELRGVSGELPSFLPGQYVSVQVTLPDGARQIRQYSLSRGAHQGGWRIAVKRISGGGTPAGEVSNFLYDNVFEGQQLRVSVPMGEFTLDDSTDPLVLVSAGIGCTPIMGMLQELVATQSSREVVVLHADQSAAAHAYRHELADLVGRLPAGRLHTWYERAHVELPAHGVGRMSLHRLPLNRLSTVFVCGPRPFMSAVNEDLVSLGIPQEQINHELFGPLASSMA; translated from the coding sequence GTGCTATCAGCAGAGTCACTGGCAGTCATCCGTCAAACCCTCCCCGCGGTGGCGGGGGCGATCGACGAAATCACACCGCTGTTCTACTCCAAGCTGTTCGCGGCGCACCCCGAACTACTTCGTGATCTGTTCAACCGGGGCAACCAGGCCGCGGGGGAGCAGCCGAAGGCGCTTGCCGCATCCATCGCGTCGTTCGCCGGGCTTGTGCTGGAAGGCAATGGTGCCCAATATGATTCGGTGCTCGACAGGATTGCCCACAAACATGCCTCGTTGGGAATTGTCGCCGAGCAGTATCCGATCGTCTACGAGCATCTCTTCGCCGCGATCGCGGAGGTGCTGGGCTCCGCGGTGACCGACGAGGTCGCGAAGGCGTGGAGCGAATTCTACTGGCTCATGGCCAATGAATTGATCGCACGGGAGAAGGCGCTGTACGGCGCTGCGGGGGTTGCGCCGGGCGATGTGTGGCAGCAGGTCACGGTGGTGCGCCGCCAATTGGAATCGGCGGATGTGGCCGGATTTGAGTTACGCGGGGTATCCGGTGAGTTGCCGAGTTTCCTTCCGGGACAGTATGTATCGGTACAAGTCACGTTGCCGGACGGGGCCAGGCAGATTCGTCAATACAGTTTGTCGCGTGGCGCCCATCAGGGTGGCTGGCGTATCGCCGTCAAGCGGATCAGTGGTGGTGGTACTCCCGCGGGTGAGGTGTCGAACTTCCTCTACGACAACGTCTTCGAGGGACAACAGTTGCGAGTCTCGGTACCTATGGGCGAGTTCACGCTCGACGATTCGACGGATCCGTTGGTTCTGGTATCCGCAGGCATCGGCTGTACGCCGATCATGGGGATGCTGCAAGAGCTCGTAGCCACGCAGTCGTCGCGCGAGGTCGTGGTGCTGCACGCCGATCAGTCGGCTGCCGCGCACGCCTACCGACACGAGTTGGCAGATCTCGTGGGCCGGCTGCCCGCCGGTCGGCTGCACACGTGGTACGAACGGGCCCATGTGGAGCTTCCCGCGCACGGTGTCGGCCGCATGAGCCTGCACCGCCTGCCGCTCAACCGGCTATCGACCGTGTTCGTCTGCGGTCCGCGGCCGTTCATGTCGGCCGTCAACGAAGATCTAGTGTCTCTCGGAATCCCGCAGGAGCAGATCAATCACGAGCTGTTCGGGCCGTTGGCTTCATCTATGGCATGA
- a CDS encoding RrF2 family transcriptional regulator: MQLTRFTDLGLRIVMRLATEGPGVQLHTGDLAIQLCVPYTHATKVVARLSEMGAIESTRGRHGGVCITQGGLDRRVGSLVRKLERDGEVIDCEGAVPCPLRRACRLRDALRSAQEAFFADLDQWTVAEIARPTMERK; encoded by the coding sequence GTGCAACTAACGCGATTCACCGACCTGGGTCTGCGCATTGTCATGCGGCTGGCCACCGAAGGGCCGGGCGTTCAACTGCACACCGGTGATCTTGCCATCCAACTTTGCGTGCCCTACACGCATGCCACGAAAGTCGTTGCCCGGCTTTCGGAAATGGGTGCGATTGAGTCCACCCGCGGACGCCACGGGGGAGTGTGCATCACACAAGGCGGGCTCGACCGTCGGGTGGGATCGCTGGTTCGGAAATTGGAGCGCGACGGCGAGGTCATCGACTGCGAGGGAGCCGTGCCCTGCCCCCTCCGGCGCGCCTGTCGCCTACGCGATGCGCTTCGCTCGGCGCAGGAGGCATTCTTCGCCGACCTCGATCAGTGGACGGTGGCCGAAATCGCGCGTCCAACAATGGAAAGGAAGTAG
- the nusA gene encoding transcription termination factor NusA, whose translation MNIDPAAVNLMAADKGITVDEAIDIIKSALLTAYRHTDGHEPNARIELDRKTGVVRVLARETDEDGNLITEWDATPEGFGRIAATTARQVFQQGVRDAENEHKFGEFSTREGEIVGGVIQRDARANARGLVVVRMGSETKGSEGVIPAAEQVPGEDYRHGDRLRCYVVGVSRGAREPLITLSRTHPNLVRKLFSLEVPEIHDGSVEIVAVAREAGHRSKIAVASKVSGLNAKGACIGPMGQRVRNVMSELAGEKIDIIDYDPDPARFVANALSPAKVVSVSVIDEAGKAARVIVPDFQLSLAIGKEGQNARLAARLTGWRIDIRSDADPES comes from the coding sequence ATGAATATCGATCCCGCAGCGGTAAACCTGATGGCCGCCGATAAGGGCATCACCGTCGACGAGGCGATTGACATCATCAAATCGGCGCTGCTGACGGCCTACCGGCATACCGACGGGCATGAGCCCAACGCGCGTATCGAACTCGATCGCAAGACGGGTGTGGTGCGTGTGTTGGCCCGCGAGACCGACGAGGACGGCAATCTCATCACCGAATGGGATGCCACGCCTGAGGGATTCGGCCGTATCGCCGCCACCACCGCGCGGCAGGTGTTCCAGCAGGGCGTGCGTGACGCGGAGAACGAGCACAAGTTCGGTGAGTTCTCCACTCGCGAGGGCGAGATCGTCGGCGGAGTGATCCAGCGCGACGCTCGGGCCAACGCGCGGGGGCTTGTCGTGGTCCGCATGGGTAGCGAGACAAAGGGATCCGAGGGGGTCATCCCAGCGGCCGAGCAGGTGCCGGGCGAGGACTACCGTCACGGAGATCGGTTGCGCTGCTATGTCGTTGGTGTATCCCGCGGTGCACGCGAGCCGTTGATCACCCTGTCGCGGACGCACCCGAATCTGGTGCGCAAGCTGTTTTCACTGGAGGTGCCGGAGATCCATGACGGCTCCGTGGAGATCGTCGCGGTTGCCCGCGAGGCGGGGCACCGGTCCAAGATTGCGGTGGCCTCGAAGGTTTCCGGGCTCAACGCCAAAGGAGCCTGCATCGGGCCGATGGGGCAGCGGGTACGCAATGTGATGAGCGAGCTCGCCGGCGAAAAGATCGACATCATCGATTACGACCCGGACCCCGCGCGGTTCGTCGCGAATGCGCTCTCACCCGCCAAGGTGGTATCGGTATCGGTCATCGATGAGGCGGGTAAGGCTGCCCGCGTCATCGTCCCCGATTTCCAGCTGTCCCTGGCGATCGGCAAGGAGGGGCAGAACGCCCGCCTGGCGGCTCGTCTCACCGGATGGCGCATCGACATCAGAAGTGACGCGGACCCCGAAAGCTAG
- the rimP gene encoding ribosome maturation factor RimP, which produces MGLPSDDQVIELLAPEFSRSGVEIESVVVNDDTVPARITVVVDSDSPVNLDAVAALSHTASAFLDEADTGWVAYELEITTPGVDRPLTTPVHFRRAHGRLAQIHLADGEDLLGRIGIANDDGIQVVVRKPVKGTGWTVRDLAFSDIESAVVQVEFTTPNPQELNLAGAAETGGGA; this is translated from the coding sequence ATGGGGCTGCCATCCGATGACCAGGTGATCGAGCTGCTCGCTCCCGAGTTCTCCCGGTCAGGCGTCGAGATCGAGAGTGTCGTCGTTAACGACGACACGGTTCCTGCCCGCATCACGGTCGTGGTCGACTCGGACTCTCCGGTGAACTTGGACGCGGTCGCCGCGCTGAGTCACACCGCATCGGCGTTCTTGGACGAGGCGGACACCGGTTGGGTGGCCTACGAGCTGGAAATCACCACCCCCGGAGTCGATCGTCCGCTCACCACTCCTGTGCATTTTCGACGTGCCCACGGCCGGCTGGCGCAGATTCACCTCGCCGATGGTGAGGATCTGCTCGGTCGCATCGGCATCGCGAACGATGACGGAATACAAGTGGTGGTGCGTAAACCGGTCAAGGGCACCGGCTGGACCGTCCGTGATCTCGCGTTCTCCGATATCGAGAGCGCGGTCGTGCAGGTGGAGTTCACAACGCCCAACCCACAGGAACTAAATCTGGCTGGAGCAGCCGAAACTGGAGGTGGCGCATGA
- a CDS encoding ferritin-like domain-containing protein, with translation MTTTEPTPQPASSADDTALADALANEHAAIYAYGLVSAHSVPDNNWLVTECLIEHRLCREECIAKLRGRSVTAPVAAAGYTTPFPVNTPADATKLALQVEADTAARWRAVAELADNGDDRGFAVRMLTESAIRAARWRVAADITPASIAFPGGTET, from the coding sequence ATGACAACGACCGAACCCACACCGCAGCCGGCCTCCTCGGCCGACGACACGGCATTGGCCGATGCCCTGGCCAACGAGCACGCCGCCATCTACGCGTATGGACTGGTGTCGGCACACTCGGTCCCCGACAACAACTGGCTGGTCACCGAGTGCCTCATCGAACACCGGCTGTGCCGCGAGGAGTGCATCGCCAAGCTGCGTGGCCGTTCGGTGACCGCGCCGGTGGCCGCTGCCGGCTACACGACTCCGTTCCCGGTCAACACCCCCGCCGACGCCACCAAGCTGGCGCTGCAGGTCGAGGCGGACACCGCGGCGCGCTGGCGCGCTGTCGCCGAACTGGCCGACAACGGTGACGATCGTGGATTCGCGGTACGGATGCTCACCGAGAGCGCGATCCGCGCGGCGCGGTGGCGGGTGGCCGCCGACATCACGCCCGCCAGTATCGCGTTCCCGGGAGGGACCGAAACCTAG
- a CDS encoding SRPBCC family protein has protein sequence MDMPSFKLASLVESDFDTSDFVYTFSTPLPKDAATVWAELNGESPLHWCKAINKIGWTSPEPRGVGSTRTAKLALPGAAVNERFIVWEESPERYRNAFTVETATFPGTKRFGELYEVVGTATGSLFTWSFFIEPSLGFARHLKPVIRRGLSGLITDTQKHFA, from the coding sequence ATAGACATGCCGTCTTTTAAGCTTGCCTCATTGGTCGAAAGCGATTTTGACACAAGCGATTTCGTGTATACCTTCTCGACCCCGCTGCCCAAGGACGCGGCGACGGTGTGGGCCGAACTCAATGGTGAAAGCCCGCTGCACTGGTGCAAGGCCATCAACAAGATCGGTTGGACTTCGCCGGAGCCGCGAGGTGTGGGCTCCACCCGCACCGCCAAGCTCGCACTTCCCGGTGCCGCCGTCAACGAGCGGTTCATTGTGTGGGAGGAGAGCCCCGAGCGATACCGCAACGCGTTCACCGTCGAGACGGCAACCTTCCCGGGCACCAAACGGTTCGGTGAGCTCTACGAGGTGGTGGGCACCGCGACGGGTTCGCTGTTCACCTGGAGCTTTTTCATCGAGCCGTCCCTGGGCTTCGCCCGCCATCTCAAGCCGGTGATCCGTCGCGGGCTGTCCGGTCTGATCACCGACACCCAGAAACACTTCGCCTAG
- a CDS encoding proline--tRNA ligase, with protein sequence MITRLSELFVRTLRDDPADAEVPSHKLLIRAGYVRPIAPGVYSWLPLGLRVLRKIENIVREEMNAIGGQEILLPALLPRAPYETTNRWTEYGDSLFRLKDRRGVDMMLGPTHEELFALTVKGEYSSYKDFPVILYQVQTKYRDEARPRAGILRGREFVMKDSYSFDTSDDGLKTAYHAHREAYQRIFGRLGLDYVIVAATSGAMGGSASEEFLAESPTGEDTFVRCVESGYAANVEAVITPAPPARPVEGLPEAVVHETGDTPTIATLVDWANSADLGRPVTAADTLKNILLKVRQPGGEWELLAVGVPGDREIDDKRLGAALEPAEYELIGDADFAKHPFLVRGYIGPKGLIANGVRYLVDPRIVEGTSWITGADEPGKHVVNLVAGRDFIPDGTIEAAEVRDGDPSPDGAGQLVSARGIEIGHIFQLGRKYTDAFTVDVLGENGKPVRLTQGSYGVGVSRLVAVVAEQQHDELGLRWPAAVSPFDVHVVIANKDEAARAGAEALAADLDRLGHEVLLDDRTASPGVKFKDAELLGVPWIVVIGRGWADGTLELRNRFTGEAQSIAVADAVTSVTEAISVGDKV encoded by the coding sequence GTGATCACCCGACTTTCCGAGCTTTTTGTACGCACGCTGCGCGACGACCCGGCCGATGCCGAGGTTCCCAGCCACAAGCTGCTCATCCGCGCGGGCTATGTGCGCCCCATTGCGCCGGGTGTGTACAGCTGGCTACCGCTCGGCCTTCGGGTCCTCCGCAAGATCGAGAACATCGTCCGTGAAGAGATGAATGCCATTGGCGGCCAAGAGATCCTGCTGCCCGCTCTGCTTCCGCGCGCGCCGTATGAGACCACAAACCGGTGGACCGAGTACGGCGATTCGCTGTTCCGGCTCAAGGATCGGCGCGGTGTCGACATGATGCTGGGCCCCACCCACGAGGAGCTGTTCGCGCTCACCGTGAAGGGGGAGTACAGCTCCTACAAGGATTTCCCGGTCATCCTCTACCAGGTCCAGACGAAGTACCGGGACGAGGCGCGTCCGCGTGCGGGCATTCTGCGTGGGCGCGAATTCGTCATGAAGGACTCGTATTCCTTCGATACCTCCGATGACGGGCTCAAGACGGCCTATCACGCGCACCGCGAGGCATATCAACGGATATTCGGCCGGCTGGGTCTGGACTATGTGATCGTCGCTGCCACCTCGGGAGCCATGGGCGGTAGTGCGTCCGAGGAATTCCTCGCCGAAAGCCCCACCGGGGAAGACACTTTCGTGCGATGCGTGGAATCCGGATACGCCGCCAACGTCGAGGCGGTCATCACACCGGCACCGCCGGCGCGGCCCGTCGAGGGACTTCCCGAAGCCGTCGTGCATGAGACGGGTGACACTCCGACCATCGCGACTCTGGTGGACTGGGCGAATTCGGCCGATCTCGGCAGGCCCGTGACGGCGGCCGACACTCTCAAGAACATTCTGCTGAAGGTGCGCCAGCCCGGTGGCGAGTGGGAACTGCTGGCCGTCGGAGTCCCCGGGGATCGTGAGATTGACGACAAGCGCCTCGGCGCCGCACTGGAGCCCGCCGAGTACGAGCTGATCGGTGACGCGGACTTCGCCAAGCATCCGTTCCTGGTGCGCGGCTACATCGGGCCGAAGGGATTGATCGCCAACGGCGTGCGGTACCTGGTCGATCCGCGGATCGTGGAGGGCACCAGCTGGATCACCGGCGCCGATGAACCCGGAAAGCACGTGGTCAACCTCGTCGCCGGGCGCGACTTCATCCCCGACGGCACCATCGAGGCCGCCGAGGTGCGCGACGGTGACCCCTCGCCCGACGGTGCGGGGCAGCTGGTGTCGGCACGCGGGATCGAGATCGGCCACATCTTCCAGTTGGGCCGCAAGTACACCGACGCATTCACCGTCGACGTGCTCGGCGAGAACGGCAAGCCGGTGCGGCTCACCCAGGGCTCGTACGGTGTCGGCGTCTCGCGGCTAGTGGCCGTCGTCGCCGAGCAGCAGCACGACGAGCTCGGGCTGCGCTGGCCCGCCGCGGTATCGCCGTTCGATGTGCACGTCGTCATCGCCAACAAGGACGAGGCCGCGCGGGCCGGGGCCGAGGCGCTGGCCGCCGACCTCGATCGGTTGGGGCATGAGGTGCTGCTCGATGACCGCACCGCCTCTCCGGGTGTCAAGTTCAAGGACGCCGAGCTGCTCGGTGTGCCCTGGATCGTGGTGATCGGCCGCGGTTGGGCCGATGGGACCCTCGAGCTGCGCAACCGGTTCACGGGCGAGGCGCAGTCCATTGCGGTGGCCGACGCGGTGACGTCCGTCACGGAGGCGATTTCGGTAGGCGATAAGGTATAG
- a CDS encoding MFS transporter → MPALSVEQLTQKARELLPSRHYLYAVIAIAGMQFLATMDGTIAVVTLPKIQAELHLNDATRSWVITAYMLSFGGLMLLGGRLGDTFGRKRVFIGGIALFTLASIGVGLAQEDIGLAVFRLIQGVGAAIASPTALALVATTFPKGPLRTAAVAVFGAMTGVGSIAGLIVGGALAEVSWRLAFLINVPAGALMIYLAVRSLSETEREPMKLDVTGSVLATLGCTAAVFGFTQGPDRGWDSPYTIVSLVVAAVLLIAFLLVERTAENPVLPLSLFKDRNRVATFAAIFMAGGVLFTLTITIGLYMQDLMKYSPLRTGVSAIPFVVGMGIGLALSSQLVTRMAPRVLILCGGVVVFAAMLYGSTVDRAIDYFPDFATLIFVGGLGIGTIVVPVILSAITGVDADRIGPLSAISLMLQNLGGPIVLVIIQAIITSRTLYLGGAKGPVQNMNQAQLHALDHGYTYGLLWIAGTAVLVGVAALFISYSAADVAHAQKAQSAHDQGLDEEQPA, encoded by the coding sequence ATGCCTGCCCTCAGCGTCGAGCAGCTCACTCAAAAGGCGCGAGAACTTCTGCCGTCCCGGCACTACCTGTACGCCGTCATCGCGATCGCCGGTATGCAGTTCCTGGCAACCATGGACGGCACCATCGCGGTCGTCACGCTGCCCAAGATTCAGGCCGAGCTGCACCTCAACGATGCCACCCGAAGCTGGGTCATCACCGCGTACATGCTGTCCTTCGGCGGGCTGATGTTGCTCGGCGGACGCCTCGGTGACACCTTCGGCCGTAAGCGGGTCTTCATCGGTGGCATCGCGTTGTTCACTCTCGCTTCGATCGGGGTGGGCCTCGCGCAGGAGGACATCGGACTGGCCGTTTTCCGTCTCATCCAGGGTGTCGGTGCGGCCATCGCATCTCCCACGGCGCTGGCATTGGTGGCGACCACCTTCCCCAAGGGGCCGCTGCGTACCGCTGCCGTCGCGGTGTTCGGTGCCATGACGGGCGTGGGCTCCATCGCCGGACTGATTGTCGGCGGTGCACTGGCCGAGGTGTCCTGGCGTCTGGCCTTCCTTATCAATGTGCCCGCCGGTGCGCTGATGATCTACCTCGCCGTGCGGTCACTGTCCGAGACCGAACGTGAACCGATGAAGCTGGACGTCACGGGATCGGTGCTGGCCACACTCGGCTGTACCGCCGCGGTGTTCGGCTTCACCCAGGGTCCCGACCGCGGCTGGGATTCCCCCTACACGATCGTGTCGCTGGTCGTCGCCGCCGTGCTCCTGATCGCATTCCTGCTCGTCGAACGCACCGCGGAGAACCCGGTGTTGCCGCTTAGCCTGTTCAAGGACCGCAATCGGGTTGCCACCTTCGCGGCGATTTTCATGGCCGGCGGGGTGCTCTTCACCCTGACTATCACCATCGGCCTGTACATGCAGGACCTGATGAAATACAGCCCGCTGCGAACCGGAGTCTCAGCCATTCCATTCGTCGTCGGCATGGGCATTGGCCTGGCGCTGTCTTCGCAACTCGTCACGCGCATGGCGCCTCGGGTGCTGATCCTGTGCGGCGGTGTCGTGGTGTTCGCGGCGATGTTGTACGGCTCGACGGTTGACCGGGCCATCGATTACTTCCCGGATTTCGCGACGCTTATTTTCGTCGGTGGACTCGGGATCGGCACCATCGTGGTGCCGGTGATCTTGTCGGCCATCACCGGTGTGGACGCCGACCGCATCGGGCCGCTGTCCGCCATCTCTCTCATGCTGCAAAACCTGGGTGGCCCCATCGTTCTGGTGATCATCCAGGCGATCATCACCTCGCGCACGCTGTACCTGGGCGGCGCCAAGGGGCCGGTGCAGAACATGAACCAAGCGCAGCTGCACGCCCTCGACCACGGCTACACGTACGGCCTGCTGTGGATTGCCGGAACGGCCGTGCTGGTAGGGGTGGCAGCGTTGTTCATCAGCTACAGCGCTGCCGACGTCGCCCATGCGCAGAAGGCGCAGTCCGCGCACGACCAGGGCCTGGACGAAGAGCAGCCCGCCTAG